In a single window of the Thermogemmatispora onikobensis genome:
- a CDS encoding acylphosphatase: MRAMQQDNERQELYARVLGYVQGVGFRQFVMHHATALGLRGYVRNLADGSVEVLAQGPRFALERLLTLLHRGPSAAEVHEVRIDWRQPSEPFSGFHIRW, translated from the coding sequence ATGAGAGCCATGCAACAGGACAACGAGAGGCAAGAACTCTATGCCCGCGTCCTGGGATATGTCCAGGGGGTTGGCTTCCGCCAGTTTGTCATGCATCACGCTACAGCCCTGGGTCTGCGCGGCTATGTGCGCAACCTGGCCGATGGCAGCGTAGAGGTGCTGGCGCAAGGGCCACGCTTCGCACTGGAACGGTTGCTGACTCTGCTACATCGTGGTCCCTCCGCCGCCGAGGTCCATGAGGTCCGCATCGACTGGCGCCAGCCCAGTGAGCCATTCAGCGGCTTCCATATCCGCTGGTAG
- the gatC gene encoding Asp-tRNA(Asn)/Glu-tRNA(Gln) amidotransferase subunit GatC: MIDRETVLHIAQLARLGLSDEEVELFRQQLSSILEHMAILREADVSGVSPLAHASRLTNVMREDEPGPSYPPEMLLANAPDQEEQCLKVNAVLEES, from the coding sequence TTGATCGATCGAGAAACAGTACTCCACATTGCCCAGCTGGCACGGCTCGGCCTGAGCGATGAGGAGGTTGAGCTTTTTCGCCAACAGCTCTCCAGCATTCTGGAGCATATGGCCATTCTGCGCGAGGCTGACGTGAGTGGGGTCTCTCCCCTGGCCCACGCCTCACGCCTCACCAATGTGATGCGCGAGGATGAGCCAGGTCCCTCCTATCCCCCGGAGATGCTCCTGGCCAATGCCCCCGACCAGGAGGAGCAATGTCTGAAGGTGAACGCTGTGTTGGAGGAGTCCTAG
- the gatA gene encoding Asp-tRNA(Asn)/Glu-tRNA(Gln) amidotransferase subunit GatA: MSALHELTLSEAATLLRQRQISSVELTRAFLERIDALDERIRAFTLVTADLALQQAREADQRLQRGEQVTPLTGIPLAIKDVICTKDIPTTCSSRMLEHFRPPFNATVMERLQAAGAVMLGKTNMDEFAMGSSTEHSAFFPTHNPWDLDRAPGGSSGGSAAAVAAGMAPGALGSDTGGSIRQPAALCNVVGLKPTYGRVSRFGLVAFASSLDQIGPFARTARDAALLLQAIAGPDPRDSTCSPTPVPDYTAELTGEIRGLRIGVPVEYWEAPGMEPGVARVGQEAIQRLRELGAEIREVSLPHTRYGVAAYYIIAPAEASANLARYDGVKYGYSYRDTSDMWEALDKTRQYGFGPEVKRRIMLGTYVLSAGYYDAYYKQAQKVRALIAQDFEHAFEQCDVLVSPASPTVAFKLGEKLSDPYQMYLNDVFTIPANLAGVCGISIPSGFSEGLPVGLQILGNAFAEATILRVADAFQRVTDYHTRRPSL; the protein is encoded by the coding sequence ATGAGCGCTTTGCATGAGCTAACGTTGAGTGAGGCGGCGACGCTGCTGCGCCAGCGTCAGATTTCTTCCGTCGAACTGACACGCGCTTTTTTGGAGCGAATCGACGCCCTCGATGAGCGCATCCGTGCTTTTACTCTGGTGACAGCAGATCTGGCTCTCCAACAGGCCCGGGAGGCCGACCAGCGCCTGCAGCGCGGCGAGCAGGTGACTCCCCTCACAGGTATCCCGCTGGCCATTAAGGATGTGATTTGCACCAAGGATATCCCTACAACCTGTAGCTCGCGCATGCTGGAGCATTTCCGCCCTCCTTTTAATGCCACAGTCATGGAGCGCCTCCAGGCTGCCGGGGCGGTGATGCTTGGGAAAACCAATATGGACGAGTTCGCGATGGGGTCGTCGACCGAGCACTCGGCATTCTTCCCTACGCATAACCCCTGGGACCTGGACCGCGCGCCCGGCGGCAGCAGCGGCGGCTCGGCGGCAGCGGTGGCAGCAGGTATGGCTCCGGGAGCCCTGGGCAGCGACACCGGTGGCTCGATTCGCCAGCCGGCAGCGCTCTGCAACGTGGTCGGACTGAAGCCAACCTATGGGCGCGTCTCGCGCTTCGGCCTGGTAGCTTTCGCTTCCTCCTTGGACCAGATCGGCCCCTTCGCACGCACAGCCCGCGATGCCGCTCTGCTTCTGCAGGCAATTGCCGGCCCCGATCCGCGCGACTCGACCTGCTCCCCCACCCCTGTGCCAGACTATACGGCAGAGCTAACGGGCGAAATCCGCGGCCTGCGCATCGGCGTGCCCGTCGAGTACTGGGAAGCCCCTGGTATGGAACCCGGGGTGGCGCGCGTTGGTCAGGAGGCAATCCAGCGCTTGCGCGAGCTGGGGGCAGAGATCCGCGAGGTCTCGCTGCCTCATACTCGCTATGGGGTCGCCGCTTACTACATCATCGCCCCCGCCGAGGCGAGCGCCAATCTGGCCCGCTACGATGGCGTGAAATATGGCTACTCCTATCGCGACACCAGCGATATGTGGGAGGCTCTTGATAAGACACGCCAATATGGCTTTGGGCCGGAGGTCAAACGCCGCATCATGCTGGGAACGTACGTGCTCTCCGCTGGCTACTACGATGCCTACTACAAACAGGCCCAGAAGGTGCGGGCGCTCATCGCTCAGGACTTCGAGCACGCTTTCGAGCAGTGCGATGTGCTGGTCAGTCCCGCCTCGCCAACGGTGGCTTTTAAGCTGGGTGAGAAGCTGTCAGATCCTTATCAGATGTACCTGAATGATGTCTTTACTATCCCGGCTAATCTCGCCGGGGTCTGTGGCATCTCGATCCCCAGCGGCTTCAGCGAGGGCCTGCCCGTGGGTCTGCAGATCCTTGGCAATGCCTTTGCCGAGGCGACGATTCTGCGCGTGGCCGATGCTTTCCAGCGTGTGACGGACTACCACACCCGGCGCCCGTCCCTGTAG
- a CDS encoding D-alanyl-D-alanine carboxypeptidase family protein: MPQQQHRPRFAFPSLSPLASRMLAALLLALAACIAIGASLLVFTPWGTGLAGGPSTTTTPTVGASSLSPTPRPTLAPVLTPRGSPPSLTAAEAMLLDTDSNRILADINGEAPRPMASTTKIMTAVIALQIGDLDQEITVGADAVKEARDNDGSNASLQVGEKFKLRDLLYALLLPSGDDAAIVIADGLSGSTEKFVSLMNLYALRLHLFQTHYANPDGLPAPDHYTTAFDLVRLARYAMSIPLFAQIVGTRHYSVPATATHQAHVWTSTNELLGTYPGATGIKTGFTGEAGYCLVFSATHNGHHLIGVVLDTPTSQARFQDARRLLDWGFSLPVAPPGPSSPPSI; encoded by the coding sequence TTGCCACAACAGCAGCATCGTCCCCGTTTTGCTTTCCCAAGCCTGTCGCCACTGGCCAGTCGCATGCTGGCGGCACTACTCCTGGCCCTGGCCGCCTGTATCGCTATTGGGGCTTCCTTGCTGGTGTTTACTCCCTGGGGGACCGGGCTGGCGGGCGGTCCCAGTACAACGACGACCCCCACGGTGGGGGCGTCTTCGCTCTCGCCAACCCCACGGCCAACCCTGGCCCCCGTGCTGACTCCTCGCGGCTCGCCTCCCTCTCTGACAGCCGCTGAGGCGATGCTGCTCGACACCGATAGCAATCGTATTCTGGCCGATATCAATGGCGAGGCGCCGCGTCCGATGGCCAGTACGACTAAGATTATGACGGCGGTCATCGCTCTGCAAATCGGCGACCTCGATCAGGAGATTACTGTCGGCGCCGACGCGGTAAAAGAGGCCCGCGATAATGATGGAAGCAACGCTAGCTTACAGGTAGGAGAAAAGTTTAAGCTGCGTGATCTGCTCTATGCCCTGCTGCTGCCCTCGGGCGATGACGCAGCCATCGTGATTGCCGATGGCCTGTCCGGCTCGACGGAGAAGTTTGTCTCCCTCATGAACCTCTATGCCCTGCGGCTGCACCTGTTCCAGACGCATTATGCAAACCCGGATGGCCTACCGGCGCCAGACCACTACACTACGGCTTTCGACCTGGTGCGCCTGGCCCGCTATGCGATGAGTATTCCGCTCTTCGCCCAGATTGTGGGCACCCGCCACTATTCGGTGCCGGCAACCGCTACGCATCAGGCCCACGTCTGGACCTCGACGAACGAGCTGCTAGGCACCTACCCAGGTGCTACAGGCATCAAGACGGGCTTTACCGGCGAGGCCGGCTACTGCCTGGTCTTTTCGGCGACCCACAACGGCCATCACCTGATCGGCGTTGTGCTGGATACTCCCACCTCCCAGGCCCGCTTTCAGGATGCTCGCCGCCTGCTCGACTGGGGTTTCTCACTGCCCGTCGCGCCTCCAGGTCCTTCGTCTCCGCCCTCAATCTAG